In Flavobacterium piscisymbiosum, the sequence ATAAATGATCTTGCTTCGCCAATGTATAGTGATTTACGTCAGACAATGTATGCGTATCACACTGGTTTAGACGGAATGAGTCTGGATTTGAAGGCATCAAAAGAAAAAATTAAGAATGCAATAATGCTCATTGGTAAATTGAATTCGGTTAAACCAAATGCCTTTTTGACAAGAGTATTTTTTGATGCAAAATCAGATGAAATCGTTTCTATATTTTCAGGAGGACCTAGTATTCCTATTGGGGATTTAACAGATGTACTGAATAAAGTATCGCCTTTGAATTCTACTAAATGGTCTCAGATTAAATTTTAATTGATTCTCAATTTTACTATCTTAACTAACTTTATATTTATACAATTTCCTTATGATAACGTCCTTGTCAATTAAAAACTATGCTCTGATTGAAAAACTCACCATCGATTTTTCAAGAGGTTTTTCTATAATTACAGGTGAAACGGGTGCTGGTAAATCTATTATATTAGGCGCAATAGGATTGGTTTTAGGAAAAAGAGCTGATTTGACATCATTAAAAAATAAAGAAGAAAAATGTGTAATCGAAGCGCATTTTGAAATATCCAAATACAATCTAAAAGACTTTTTTGAAGCAAACGATCTCGATTATGAAGAGGATACTATAATAAGAAGAGAAATTTTACCTTCAGGAAAATCTCGTGCTTTTATTAATGATAGTCCCGTAAACCTCCAGGAATTGCAAGATCTAAGTTTGTTTTTGATTGATATTCACTCACAACAACAAACTCAGGAACTTTCAGATGAAGGAGTTCAGTTTAAAATAATTGATGCAATTGCGAATAATTTTGACACTATTCAATCGTATCAAACAGCATTAAAATCATATAAAGCAGATAAATTGAAATTGAATGCTTTATTGAAAAAACAAAGTGATTCAGGAAAAGAGCAGGAGTACAATACTTTTTTATTGAATGAATTAGTTTCGGCTAAATTAAAATCAGGAGAACAAGAAGAATTAGAAACTGATTTTGAGAAATTAAATAACGTTGAGATTATAAAAGAAGCAATAGATAAATCTCTTGTGATTGCTAATGAAGAGCAATTTGGGATTTTTCATAATCTGAATGAAATCAAAACAGCATTACAAAAAATTGCACTTTTTTCTCCTGAGTATCAAAATATATTCGAGAGAATAACAAGTTTGGCAATTGAATTTGATGATGTTTCTAAAGAATTGCAAAATGCTTCCGAAAAATTATTGAATGATCCGGTGCAATTAGAATTTGTAAGTCAAAAATTGCAATTAATTTATAATTTACAAAAGAAACATCAGGTAACTTCTGTTGATGAATTGATCGAAATTCAGGCAAATTTAGGAAACACCTTATTGGAGCTTGATAATATCGAAGAAGAAATTGCTCTATTATCTAAATCAATAGATCAAAAAGCAATTGAATTAGATGCTTTTTCGGCAACAATTCACAAAAACAGACAAAATGCAATTCCTGTTTTGTCTCAAAAATTAATCTCGATTTTAGAAACTTTAGGAATGCCAAACGTTCGTTTTAATATGGAACTTTTGCCATCGCAAACCTATTTTCAAAATGGAAAAGACGAGCTTCAATTTTTGTTCTCTGCCAATAAAGGAACTGATTTTGGTTTATTGAAAAAAGTAGCATCAGGAGGGGAGATGTCCCGTATTATGTTGGCTGTTAAAGCAATTTTGGCACAATATTCAAAATTACCTACTTTAATTTTTGATGAGATCGACACCGGAGTTTCTGGAGAAATCGCGATTAGAATGGGGGAGATTATGAAAGAAATGAGCACTACAATGCAAATTTTTGCCATTACGCACTTGCCTCAAATAGCAGCAAAAGGAGATTCTCACTTCAAAGTATTCAAATCTACGGTAGACGACGATACGCAATCAGAATTGAAGCTATTGTCTCAGGACGAAAGAGTTATAGAGATTGCACAAATGTTATCAGGAGCAGTTGTCTCTGATTCGGCTTTAAATCATGCTAAAGCCTTGTTGAACTAAAGAAATAATTTATATTTGTCAACTCAAAGCTAATTAAACAAACGTAAATAAGTTACTCATTTATCTTAATGATAAGATTAACCCAATCAACGAATAAATACAAAAATATGATTATAGAACCTAGAATGAGAGGATTTATTTGCTTGACTGCACACCCAAAGGGCAGCGAGCAAAATGTTAAAAATCAAATAGAATATATAAAATCAAAAGGTAAAATTGCTGGTGCGAAAAAAGTATTAGTTATTGGTGCTTCAACAGGTTTTGGATTAGCTTCAAGAATCACAAGTGCTTTTGGATCTGATGCTGCAACTATTGGAGTGTTTTTTGAAAAACCACCAGTTGAAGGAAAAACAGCTTCACCAGGATGGTATAATTCTGCTGCATTTGAAACAGAAGCTCACAAAGCAGGTTTATATGCAAAAAGTATCAATGGAGATGCTTTTTCAAACGAAATAAAAAGACAAACTTTAGATTTAATCAAAGCCGATTTAGGTCAAGTTGATCTTATCATCTATAGTTTAGCATCACCTGTTCGTCAACATCCGGTTACAGGAGTGTTGCACCGTTCAGTTTTAAAACCAATCGGACAAACTTTTACGAATAAAACAGTAGATTTTCATACAGGAAATGTAACAGAAGTTTCTATTGCTCCTGCAAATGAAGAAGATATTGAGAATACTGTAGCAGTAATGGGTGGCGAAGACTGGACTATGTGGATTGATGCCTTAAAAGCTGAAAATTTATTAGCAGATGGAGCTACAACAGTTGCTTATTCATACATTGGACCATCATTGACAGAGGCAGTTTACCGTAAAGGAACAATTGGCCGTGCAAAAGATAATTTAGAAGCTACAGCATTTTCTATTACAGATAGTTTAAAATCAATAGGAGGAAAAGCTTATGTTTCTGTAAACAAAGCATTAGTAACTCAGGCAAGTTCTGCAATTCCGGTAATCCCGTTATATATTTCTCTTTTGTATAAAATTATGAAAGAAGAAGGGATTCATGAAGGTTGTATCGAGCAAATCCAACGTTTGTTTCAGGACAGATTATACAATGGATCTGAAGTTCCTGTAGACGAGAAAGGAAGAATCAGAATCGACGATTGGGAAATGCGTGAAGATGTTCAGGCAAAAGTGGCTAAACTTTGGTTAGAAGCTACGACTGAAACATTACCTGCAATTGGAGATTTAGCCGGATATAGAAATGATTTCTTAAATCTTTTTGGGTTTGAATTTGCTGGAGTAGATTACAAAGCAGATACAAATGAAGTTGTTGAAATCGAAAGTATCAAGTAGATAAAAAAATAGCATAATTGAAAAAACCATCAACCTAAAGTTGATGGTTTTTTTATGAATATAGCCTATCTTTGTTAAAATTTTGAAGTTTAAAAAATTGCCACTTTAATACCGCACATCCCATTATGATTTTTTCTTTAATTATACCCGTGTATAATCGTCCAGATGAAGTTGATGAACTTTTAGAAAGTCTGTCTAAATCTGATTATAATGAAGCTTTTGAAATTGTTCTTGTAGAAGACGGATCATTAATACCATGCAAAGATGTGGTGATGACTTATCAGGGAAAATTGAACATTTCGTATTATTTCAAGCCAAATTCAGGACCTGGAGATTCAAGAAATTTCGGGATGCAAAAGGCGCGTGGAGATTATTTTATCATTTTTGATTCGGATTGTATTATCCCGCCCAATTATCTTACAGAAGTTCGAAAAGCATTAGATGCGGATTATGTAGATTGTTTTGGAGGGCCGGATAAAGCATTAGATAGTTTTTCGGATATTCAGAAAGCAATTAATTTTGCTATGACTTCGTTTCTTACAACAGGAGGAATTCGTGGCGGATCTGAAAAAATTAATAAATTTCAGCCAAGAAGTTTCAATATGGGAATTTCAAAAAAGGCATTTGAAGCATCAAAAGGCTTTGGAAACATCCATCCCGGCGAAGATCCGGACCTTTCGATTCGTTTATGGAACCTTGGTTTCGAAACCAGATTGTTTCCAGAGGCTTATGTTTACCATAAACGCAGAATAGATTGGGGAAAATTTTCGATTCAGGTAAATAAATTTGGAATCGCAAGACCTATATTAAATAGTTGGTATCCAGAACATAATAAGTTAACATTCTTCTTTCCTTCTGTCTTTATACTAGGTTTATTATTAGCTTTTTTACTATTAATATTCAATTTCGATATATTATTACAATTATATTTTGTATATTTCGTTATTATTTTTCTTACATCAAGTATTCAAAATAAAAGCATTAAAATTGGATACTTATCTGTAATTGCAGTTTGGAAGCAGTTTTATGGTTACGGAACAGGATTTTTAAAGTCGTTTATAAAAATTATTGTTTTAAAGAAAAAACCACAAGAAGCATTTCCTCGTATGTTTTTTAAAGTATAGTATGACTAAAGTTATTGGTTTAACAGGCGGAATAGGAAGTGGTAAAACAACAATTGCAAATTATTTTGCAACAATGGGCGTTCCTGTTTATATCGCTGATGATGCAGCCAAAAAAGTAATGCAATCTCAAAATATAATACAACAAATAAAAACAACATTTGGGGATTCTATTTTTGAAAATGAAATTTTAAACAGAGCAAAGCTTGCTGAAATTGTTTTTAATAATGCCGATAAATTAGCACAATTAAATGCTATTGTTCATCCCGCCGTAAAAAGCGATTTTGAATCATGGCTATTAGAAAATAAAAAACACGATTATGTAATTTATGAAGCCGCAATTTTGTTCGAAAGTGGTCGTTATAAAGAATGTGATGTAATTATAACCGTTACCGCACCGGAAGAAGTTAGAATCGAAAGAGTCGTGAAGCGCGATAATACCAAACGCGAACAAGTTTTAAGCAGAATGAAAATGCAATGGAATGACGAAAAAAGAATTTCTTTAAGCAATTTTGTAATTAATAACAGTAATCTTAAAATTGCTAAAGAAGAAGTTGTTAAAATTCTTAAAATTTTAAATATAAAACAAAATCAGTCTTAAATGTTAATATTTGGTTAATGTATTATTTAGTATATTGTTAAAATATTAATTTTGTTTCGATGAATAAATTATTTTTTAGAATACTTGTTTTACTGATGAGTTTGTCCTTAATAGGGATTATTCTGGTACAGGTATATTGGTTTAATTCTTCGTTCAAAAACAACGATGAACAGTTTAAATACCACGTTACACAAGTAATCGGAAACGTTGCTGACAAATTAGAGCAGCAAGAAGAGTACAGTTTTTATGATAAGTACAATCGTATAAAAGATAGTACAGGAAAAACTCCTAAAAAAGAAGATTTACTGCAAGTTTTTTATGTTCAAAGAAATACTAAAACAAATAAAACGATAGTATATTCTAATACGCTTACATCTGAGGATTATGACATAAATGGTTCACTATTCAATAAAAAATTTAGTAGTGAAAGATTTAAAAATTTTAGTTCAAAAAGGGTAACTGAAGTTTACAACAACAATAACGGAATCGATAATAATAGTTTAGGACAAAGTATTATTCCGGATCTTAAAATTGAAAAATCAGGTAGTTTAGATATCTTAAATAAAGTACAACAGCAAATTCAATATAAAGATATTGCGTCGTTGACCCCTATAGAAGGTAGAATTACAAAAGATAAACTTCAAAAGCTTTTAAAGAAAGAGTTAGAGGAATATGGTGTAAAAACCAAATTTGAATACGGAGTTCTTAACAGTGGTCTTGCAACAAAGGTAAAATCAGATGGATTTCATTACGATAAAGACGCAAGCTATCATGTACCAATTTATACAGATAACGAAGGAAATAGTAAGTATGAACTATTTATCACTTTCCCTCATAAAAAGAAATTTTTATTGTCTGAATTGCTGAGTATTACAATATTGTCTATAATTTTTACATTAATTATAATAGTAGCGTATACAAGTGCATTGAATCAATTATTACGTCAAAAACATATTTCTGAAATCAAAACAGATTTTATAAATAATATGACGCATGAATTTAAAACGCCAATTGCAACCATAAATTTAGCTCTTGACGCTATTAAGAATCCTAAAATTATTGAAGATAAAGAAAAAGTTTTTCGATATCTGCAAATGATCCGGGATGAGAATAAAAGAATGCATGCTCAGGTAGAAAACGTTCTTCGTATTTCTAAATTAGAAAAAAGAGAATTAGATATTACAAAAGAACCAACGGCAATTCACGATATAATCGATGATGCAATTGAGCACGTAAATTTAATTTTAGAAGATAGAAAAGGAACTGTTGTAAAGCATTATAATGCTGCAAGAACAACCAGTTTAATCAATGAAGTGCATTTTACAAATGTGTTGGTTAATATTTTAGAAAATGCCATAAAATATTCGCCTGATGTTCCTGAAATAGAAATTTTTACAGAAAATATTAAAGATATGATTCTGATAAAAGTAAAAGATAATGGTCTTGGTATGAGTAAGATAGCGCAAAAGAGAGTTTTTGAGAAATTTTACAGAGAGCATACCGGAGATTTACATAATGTAAAAGGACATGGTTTAGGCCTTGCTTATGTAAAAAGAATAGTAGAGGATCACAATGGTCAAGTATATGTTGAAAGCGAAAAAGGAAAAGGTAGCACCTTTATAATAAAAATACCATTAATAAATTAAAATATGGAAAATAATAACAAAAGAATACTTTTAGTAGAAGATGACCTTAATTTTGGGGCAGTTCTTAAAGATTATCTAATGTTAAATGACTTTGAAGTTACTTTAGCTAAAAACGGTATGGAAGGTTTCGAGAAGTTCAAGAAAGATGTATATGATTTATGTATTCTTGACGTAATGATGCCTTATAAAGATGGTTATACTTTAGCCAAAGAAATTAGAGAAAAGAACAGCGAAGTGCCAATTATCTTCTTAACGGCAAAATCGATGAAAGAAGATGTTCTAAAAGGTTATAAAGCGGGTGCTGATGATTATTTGAATAAGCCTTTTGATTCAGAAGTTTTATTAATGAAAATCAAAGCGATTATTCAAAGAAAATCTGCAGATACAAAAGCAGAACAAGTTCAGTTTGAATTTAACATTGGTAAATTCCACCTGAATTCGAAACTTAGATTTTTAACGTTCGAAAACGACGAACCTATAAAATTATCTCCAAAAGAGAACGAATTGCTTAAAATGTTAATTCTTCATGAAAATGACCTAATGCCAAGAGAATTAGCGTTGACAAAAATCTGGAGAGATGACAACTACTTTACTTCAAGAAGTATGGACGTTTACATCGCTAAACTTAGAAAATACCTAAAAGCAGACGAAGATGTTGAAATTCTTAACATTCACGGTGAAGGTTTCAGACTAGTTGTTAAAAGCAAAGTTGCAGAATAAAAAACAAAATTCACAAAAACAAAAGCATAGAGCCCTGAGTAATCAGGGCTTTTTTTGTGGCTATACTTTTTGAAAATTACAGTTATACTCAATCTTGTCATTTCTCCTCCTTCGAAATGAAACATCACGTAAAATTGGAATTTGGAATTTAAAAGATTGTAATTTTTAATGTTAAGGAGCTATTTCCTGCTGTCCGCTATATCTTTTTCTTGCTAAAGAAGCAAGAAAAAGGATGCCGCTTCCATCAGGGCTAGGGCTTTAGTTTTCAAACAGATAATGTGTTTTTATACGATTCAAAAAATATAGCAATTATTTTTTACATGAATTTTCTTTAAAATAAATTTGGAAAATCAAAAAACAATTCACAATATTTGCACACGAAAAAAGTAATAACCCTTTAATAACGAAGAAAAATGTCTGTATTTACATTATCATCTCAGAGCTTCACACCAAACGGATTTGGTGCAGCGCTTCTTCGTGGTCTTTTTCAATCTTAGAAAATCATTTTTTAGATATATATAAAAGCCCGAAGACATTTAGTTTCGGGCTTTTTTTATTCTAGACACTTCAAATTTTCCCGAATAATCGATTTTATTATTTATCCTCATGGATAAAATGTTATAGCCTGTTTTGGCTATTAATTTAATGCACTATAATTTTTTATGGAAAATTATACAGCAGAAGAGTATGCTTTGTGCTCTCGCTTTAAAAATAAAAGAACAAAGAAAAGATTAGTAAAAGATGATTTTGAAAAACAATTAATTCAAATCAGAAAACTTGAAGTAGAACTTTGGAAAAAAAGACAAAATTTGCCATTGGTTCCTTTAGCAATACCTTATCAAAAAGGTTGGGAACGCAGTTTTGTACTAAGAGAAGATATAGTAAGATCTAATGAAGCTTCCTTTTACAGGACATTGTTGGAAAAGATAAATACATGGCAACATTCTCCTGAAAAATCTTTTAAGAAAAAGAAAAAAAGGAAAAGAAAACATGTATATGTCGAAAAGCTTCAAACAGTAAAAGAGTTTTCTGAATCAGAATGGAGAAGTCCAAAATTATCATTGACAGAAAAAGAGAAAATGCATTTTTATAAAAGGGAACGATGGTGTCCTAATTGTAAACGCTATAAAATTCATTATGTATTTAATGAGCCATGGCGTTATGTGTTTCGCATTAAACCATACATGATAACGCATACCAAAATGGTTGATGCAGATTTAGAAAGTGAAATTCAGATTCTCGACAATTACATTACTAATCTTAATTTAAGATATAAAATAAACAAATTAGTAAATGGTTTTTCTTATCGTTGGAGATATTATCAAAATGAAAATCCAAGAGAGATAAGCCCAATTAAAAATAAAAGTTTACATGTATTGTACCAACAATATGTAGACGAAATGATATAAATCATGGGAAATAAATTATCAGGAAAAGACCTTATAAAGTTAGGTTTTCCAAAAAACAATTCAATAAATATTGCTTTAGGGCAAATAAACAGATATAGAAAAAGAGAGAAAAAAGAATCTATTCTAACAGAAGCCAAAGAGGTTTTACTTTATCCTGAAAAGTTTGAAGGACACGGAACCTGGGGTAAAGTAGCAGAAGGTCTGATAAAACCGGTTCAGGTAAGAATGCATCAGCTTAAAACAACACGCGCTCCGTTTACCATTTTTGGTGAAAATGAAATTGATCAGCAAGCGAAATTTCAATTGTATGATTCATTAAAATTACCAATTTCAGTTGCCGGAGCTTTAATGCCGGATGCACATTCAGGTTATGGATTACCAATTGGCGGTGTTTTAGCCACAGATAATGCTGTGATTCCGTATGGAGTTGGCGTTGATATTGGCTGCCGAATGAGTTTGTCGATTTTCGATTTACCAGCTTCGCATTTCAAAGGAAAGGAGCATCAATTACAGGCGATTTTAAAAGACAATACTAAATTTGGAATGAACGAAACACATGCTGTAAAAGCAGATCATGAAGTTTTTTACAAAAGCGAATTTCAGGATATTCCGTTGCTAAAGAATCTTTTACCAAAAGCCTACAAACAATTAGGAAGTTCCGGCGGAGGAAATCACTTTGTAGAATTTGGTATCGCAAAAATTGACAATCCGGAGAACGAGTGGAAACTGGGCGTAGGAGAGTATTTTGCTGTTTTATCGCATAGTGGTTCTCGAGGTTTGGGTGCCAATATTGCCAAACATTATACCTACTTGGCGACGAAACAATGTCCGTTGCCTAAAAATGTGCAGCATTTGGCGTGGTTAGATCTAAACACGCACGATGGACAGGAATATTGGTTGGCAATGAATCTGGCCGGAGAGTACGCAAAAGCGTGTCACGATGATATTCATAGAAGAATTGCCAAAACAATAGGGAAAAGAGTAGTGGTAACAATCGAAAATCATCACAACTTTGCGTGGAAAGAAATGGTAAACGGACAAGAATGTATTGTGCACAGAAAAGGGGCAACTCCAGCTGCTGAAGGTCAATTAGGTATTATTCCCGGTTCGATGACGGCGCCAGGTTATATTGTGAAAGGCAGAGGAAATGCAGAGAGTTTAAACTCGGCTTCGCATGGAGCAGGACGTTTATTTTCAAGAGCGAAATGCAAAGCTACTTTTACCCAAAGTGAAATCAAAAAGGTTTTGAAAGCAAATGATGTAACCTTAATTGGCGGAAATATTGACGAAGCGCCAATGGCGTACAAAGAGATTACAAAAGTGATGGGAAATCAGACAGAGTTGGTTGAAGTTCTGGGAACTTTTACACCCAAAATTGTTAGAATGGACCGATAAAAAAGTAAAGATTATGGAAAGATTTCAAGATGAAAATAAATGGTTAGGAAGTTTTGGGGATATTATAGATGTAAAATGTCCTCAATGTGCTTCTCAAGCAGTTATAAAGAGAACTTTTGAGTCTCAATGGTATTATAATGATAAGAGAATTTTAGAATGTAAAAATTGTTTTTATTCACTAAAAGAGGTTGCAGTAAAATACAAAGCCTTTGTGGATACTTATTGTTGTAATAATGAAGATAAGATAAAGTTCGAGTCTCAATTGCTAAATGAAAAACCGGATAAAATAAAATTAAAATGTCCGGTTTGTAAGGAGATTAAAGAATATAAGCCTAAAATTGAAGAAGTTTCTTTTATTCTAAATTCAGATACTGCAGCAGTAAGAGAAGGTTTTTTTAATGCTGAATTATGGTATCAAAAAGGGTTTGATAAAACATTTTTTTGGGCTTATAATCTGGAGCACATAAATTATCTGGAAAGATATATTAAAGCAGATTTAAGAGAAAGAAACAATAATGGAAGTACTAACGGAACTATGATTTCAAGGCTTCCAAAGTTT encodes:
- the recN gene encoding DNA repair protein RecN, translating into MITSLSIKNYALIEKLTIDFSRGFSIITGETGAGKSIILGAIGLVLGKRADLTSLKNKEEKCVIEAHFEISKYNLKDFFEANDLDYEEDTIIRREILPSGKSRAFINDSPVNLQELQDLSLFLIDIHSQQQTQELSDEGVQFKIIDAIANNFDTIQSYQTALKSYKADKLKLNALLKKQSDSGKEQEYNTFLLNELVSAKLKSGEQEELETDFEKLNNVEIIKEAIDKSLVIANEEQFGIFHNLNEIKTALQKIALFSPEYQNIFERITSLAIEFDDVSKELQNASEKLLNDPVQLEFVSQKLQLIYNLQKKHQVTSVDELIEIQANLGNTLLELDNIEEEIALLSKSIDQKAIELDAFSATIHKNRQNAIPVLSQKLISILETLGMPNVRFNMELLPSQTYFQNGKDELQFLFSANKGTDFGLLKKVASGGEMSRIMLAVKAILAQYSKLPTLIFDEIDTGVSGEIAIRMGEIMKEMSTTMQIFAITHLPQIAAKGDSHFKVFKSTVDDDTQSELKLLSQDERVIEIAQMLSGAVVSDSALNHAKALLN
- the fabV gene encoding enoyl-ACP reductase FabV; its protein translation is MIIEPRMRGFICLTAHPKGSEQNVKNQIEYIKSKGKIAGAKKVLVIGASTGFGLASRITSAFGSDAATIGVFFEKPPVEGKTASPGWYNSAAFETEAHKAGLYAKSINGDAFSNEIKRQTLDLIKADLGQVDLIIYSLASPVRQHPVTGVLHRSVLKPIGQTFTNKTVDFHTGNVTEVSIAPANEEDIENTVAVMGGEDWTMWIDALKAENLLADGATTVAYSYIGPSLTEAVYRKGTIGRAKDNLEATAFSITDSLKSIGGKAYVSVNKALVTQASSAIPVIPLYISLLYKIMKEEGIHEGCIEQIQRLFQDRLYNGSEVPVDEKGRIRIDDWEMREDVQAKVAKLWLEATTETLPAIGDLAGYRNDFLNLFGFEFAGVDYKADTNEVVEIESIK
- a CDS encoding glycosyltransferase, whose amino-acid sequence is MIFSLIIPVYNRPDEVDELLESLSKSDYNEAFEIVLVEDGSLIPCKDVVMTYQGKLNISYYFKPNSGPGDSRNFGMQKARGDYFIIFDSDCIIPPNYLTEVRKALDADYVDCFGGPDKALDSFSDIQKAINFAMTSFLTTGGIRGGSEKINKFQPRSFNMGISKKAFEASKGFGNIHPGEDPDLSIRLWNLGFETRLFPEAYVYHKRRIDWGKFSIQVNKFGIARPILNSWYPEHNKLTFFFPSVFILGLLLAFLLLIFNFDILLQLYFVYFVIIFLTSSIQNKSIKIGYLSVIAVWKQFYGYGTGFLKSFIKIIVLKKKPQEAFPRMFFKV
- the coaE gene encoding dephospho-CoA kinase (Dephospho-CoA kinase (CoaE) performs the final step in coenzyme A biosynthesis.): MTKVIGLTGGIGSGKTTIANYFATMGVPVYIADDAAKKVMQSQNIIQQIKTTFGDSIFENEILNRAKLAEIVFNNADKLAQLNAIVHPAVKSDFESWLLENKKHDYVIYEAAILFESGRYKECDVIITVTAPEEVRIERVVKRDNTKREQVLSRMKMQWNDEKRISLSNFVINNSNLKIAKEEVVKILKILNIKQNQS
- a CDS encoding sensor histidine kinase, whose translation is MNKLFFRILVLLMSLSLIGIILVQVYWFNSSFKNNDEQFKYHVTQVIGNVADKLEQQEEYSFYDKYNRIKDSTGKTPKKEDLLQVFYVQRNTKTNKTIVYSNTLTSEDYDINGSLFNKKFSSERFKNFSSKRVTEVYNNNNGIDNNSLGQSIIPDLKIEKSGSLDILNKVQQQIQYKDIASLTPIEGRITKDKLQKLLKKELEEYGVKTKFEYGVLNSGLATKVKSDGFHYDKDASYHVPIYTDNEGNSKYELFITFPHKKKFLLSELLSITILSIIFTLIIIVAYTSALNQLLRQKHISEIKTDFINNMTHEFKTPIATINLALDAIKNPKIIEDKEKVFRYLQMIRDENKRMHAQVENVLRISKLEKRELDITKEPTAIHDIIDDAIEHVNLILEDRKGTVVKHYNAARTTSLINEVHFTNVLVNILENAIKYSPDVPEIEIFTENIKDMILIKVKDNGLGMSKIAQKRVFEKFYREHTGDLHNVKGHGLGLAYVKRIVEDHNGQVYVESEKGKGSTFIIKIPLIN
- a CDS encoding response regulator transcription factor: MENNNKRILLVEDDLNFGAVLKDYLMLNDFEVTLAKNGMEGFEKFKKDVYDLCILDVMMPYKDGYTLAKEIREKNSEVPIIFLTAKSMKEDVLKGYKAGADDYLNKPFDSEVLLMKIKAIIQRKSADTKAEQVQFEFNIGKFHLNSKLRFLTFENDEPIKLSPKENELLKMLILHENDLMPRELALTKIWRDDNYFTSRSMDVYIAKLRKYLKADEDVEILNIHGEGFRLVVKSKVAE
- a CDS encoding RtcB family protein; this encodes MGNKLSGKDLIKLGFPKNNSINIALGQINRYRKREKKESILTEAKEVLLYPEKFEGHGTWGKVAEGLIKPVQVRMHQLKTTRAPFTIFGENEIDQQAKFQLYDSLKLPISVAGALMPDAHSGYGLPIGGVLATDNAVIPYGVGVDIGCRMSLSIFDLPASHFKGKEHQLQAILKDNTKFGMNETHAVKADHEVFYKSEFQDIPLLKNLLPKAYKQLGSSGGGNHFVEFGIAKIDNPENEWKLGVGEYFAVLSHSGSRGLGANIAKHYTYLATKQCPLPKNVQHLAWLDLNTHDGQEYWLAMNLAGEYAKACHDDIHRRIAKTIGKRVVVTIENHHNFAWKEMVNGQECIVHRKGATPAAEGQLGIIPGSMTAPGYIVKGRGNAESLNSASHGAGRLFSRAKCKATFTQSEIKKVLKANDVTLIGGNIDEAPMAYKEITKVMGNQTELVEVLGTFTPKIVRMDR